One stretch of Zootoca vivipara chromosome 8, rZooViv1.1, whole genome shotgun sequence DNA includes these proteins:
- the RNF139 gene encoding E3 ubiquitin-protein ligase RNF139, with product MAAPGPPQPPPRRLGPWLRAGAEVALRVPSLFFIDAIFNSSSPVFPGDSLWAGLLGGLLRLMGIFVSSVVLILSQRSLFKFYTISSALLLAATSMMVNYYAFLHINFHSASFTTPFGVQLLPHKGPSLGMALSVLQLTFGIGYVALLNIQSIYSQLIILDLLIPLVGLIIELPLHIRQILVFTSGFILTVYTLVVLVYKIKRFYYSSRYVYLLIRHMYRIYGLQLLLEDTWKRIRFPSVLRVFWLTRLAAQAVALTFFIKMAETAPGINFYISWDSFWELFCSLIVSGCDSTLTVLGMSAVISSIAHYLGLGILAFIGSTDEDDKRLGFVAPVLFFILALQTGLSGLKPEERLVRLSRNMCLLLTAVLHFIHGMTDPVLMSLSASHVSSFRRHFPVLFVSACLFVLPILLSYMLWHHYALNTWLFAVTAFCVELCLKVIVSITVYVLFMIDGYYNVLWEKLDDYVYYVRSTGNIIEFIFGVIMFGNGAYTMVFESGSKIRACMMCLHAYFNIYLQAKNGWKTFINRRTAVEKINSLPEVKGERLREIDDVCAICYHEFTTSARITPCNHYFHALCLRKWLYIQDTCPMCHQKVYTEDKENLNLSNNNGFVALDENEPDENPLQGEDAAADMENELNEDNDSSESEEEVETENSSQSVTLTEHSEQGT from the coding sequence gTATCTTTGTATCCAGTGTTGTTCTGATTCTGTCACAAAGATCACTTTTCAAGTTTTATACGATCAGCTCTGCTCTTCTGCTAGCCGCAACATCAATGATGGTGAACTATTACGCTTTTTTGCACATAAACTTCCACAGTGCCTCTTTTACAACACCTTTTGGAGTCCAGCTCCTTCCTCATAAAGGACCTTCCTTAGGGATGGCACTCTCTGTCCTTCAGCTTACCTTTGGAATTGGCTACGTTGCACTGTTAAATATCCAGTCCATATATTCTCAGCTAATCATACTGGATTTATTGATTCCTCTTGTAGGCTTGATCATTGAATTGCCGTTACACATCAGGCAGATTTTAGTCTTTACCTCAGGCTTCATTTTGACAGTATACACCCTGGTCGTTTTAGTTTATAAAATTAAACGGTTCTACTACTCTTCACGGTATGTCTATCTTCTTATAAGGCACATGTATCGCATTTATGGATTACAACTGTTGCTGGAAGATACATGGAAAAGGATTCGTTTTCCATCAGTTTTGCGGGTCTTTTGGCTAACGAGGCTGGCAGCTCAAGCTGTTGCATTAACATTCTTCATCAAAATGGCAGAAACTGCTCCAGGCATTAATTTTTACATTTCTTGGGACAGTTTTTGGGAGTTATTTTGCAGCCTTATTGTCAGCGGGTGTGATTCTACTTTAACTGTATTGGGCATGAGTGCCGTAATTTCATCTATAGCTCACTACCTGGGGCTTGGTATTTTGGCCTTTATTGGATCTACTGATGAAGACGACAAAAGGCTTGGTTTTGTGGcaccagttttattttttattttggcccTGCAGACTGGTTTAAGTGGGCTTAAGCCAGAAGAGAGACTAGTTCGCTTGAGTCGAAACATGTGCCTTTTGCTGACCGCAGTCCTGCATTTTATCCACGGAATGACAGACCCTGTCCTaatgtctctgagtgcctcccaTGTGTCCTCATTTCGCAGACACTTTCCTGTGCTCTTCGTCTCAGCTTGCCTCTTTGTTCTTCCAATTTTGCTCAGTTACATGCTTTGGCACCACTATGCACTAAATACATGGCTGTTTGCTGTTACGGCATTCTGCGTGGAACTCTGCCTGAAGGTTATTGTTTCTATCACTGTGTATGTACTCTTTATGATTGATGGCTACTATAATGTCCTATGGGAAAAGCTTGATGATTATGTCTACTATGTTCGATCGACGGGCAATATAATTGAGTTTATATTTGGAGTAATAATGTTTGGGAATGGTGCTTACACCATGGTGTTTGAATCAGGAAGCAAAATCCGGGCTTGTATGATGTGTCTGCATGCCTACTTCAACATCTACCTGCAGGCAAAGAATGGCTGGAAAACCTTTATCAATCGCAGGACAGCTGTTGAGAAAATCAACTCACTTCCTGAAGTCAAAGGAGAGCGATTACGTGAAATTGATGACGTGTGTGCAATCTGCTACCACGAGTTTACTACATCTGCTCGTATTACTCCATGTAACCATTACTTCCATGCACTTTGCCTTCGGAAATGGCTCTACATTCAAGACACTTGTCCAATGTGCCATCAAAAAGTTTATACTGAGGACAAGGAGAATCTCAATCTCTCAAATAACAATGGTTTTGTTGCACTCGATGAAAATGAACCTGATGAAAATCCTTTGCAAGGCGAAGATGCAGCTGCTGATATGGAAAATGAACTAAATGAAGATAATGACAGTTCTGAGAGTGAGGAGGAAGTAGAGACTGAGAATTCAAGTCAGTCTGTCACACTGACAGAACACTCAGAACAGGGAACCTGA